A genomic stretch from Lathyrus oleraceus cultivar Zhongwan6 chromosome 2, CAAS_Psat_ZW6_1.0, whole genome shotgun sequence includes:
- the LOC127119772 gene encoding binding partner of ACD11 1: MSIKTVKVSNVSLGATERDLQEFFSFSGDIDYVELQGHDERSQIAYVTFKDSQGAETAVLLSGATIVDLSVTITLDPDYQLPPGALVSSVNENKAPGGAESALRKAEDVVSSMVAKGFVLGKDAVNKAKTFDEKLQLSSTASATVASFDQKLGLSEKIGAGASVVSDKVREVDQKFLVSEKTKSAFTAAEQTVSSAGSAIMKNRYILTGATWVTGAFSRVSKAAVEVGQKTKEKVENAEQEKKQVDEDQYAHVQPPKAGAASEPKSPKSPKSGPAPAQGLIL; this comes from the exons ATAAAGACCGTCAAAGTCAGTAACGTTTCCTTGGGAGCAACCGAGCGGGATCTTCAGGAGTTCTTTTCTTTTTCTGGTGACATTGATTATGTTGAACTACAGGG TCACGATGAACGATCTCAAATTGCTTATGTTACCTTCAAGGATTCACAGGGGGCTGAAACTGCAGTATTGCTATCG GGAGCAACAATAGTTGACCTGTCGGTTACAATAACTCTGGATCCAGATTACCAGCTTCCACCTGGTGCTTTGGTTTCATCT GTAAACGAAAATAAAGCTCCAGGTGGTGCTGAATCAGCCTTGCGGAAGGCAGAGGATGTAGTATCCAGCATGGTAGCCAAAGGCTTTGTCTTGGGGAAAGATGCTGTCAACAAAGCAAAGACTTTTGATGAGAAGCTCCAGTTATCATCAACGGCCTCGGCAACAGTTGCATCTTTTGACCAAAAACTTGGGCTTAGTGAGAAAATAGGTGCTGGTGCTTCAGTTGTAAGTGATAAAGTTCGAGAAGTGGATCAAAAATTTCTGGTCTCGGAAAAGACAAAATCAGCATTTACCGCTGCAGAACAGACAGTCAGCAGTGCTGGTTCTGCCATAATGAAGAACCGTTACATACTTACTGGGGCCACTTGGGTAACAGGTGCTTTTAGTAGGGTTTCTAAGGCAGCTGTGGAAGTAGGTCAGAAAACAAAAGAGAAAGTGGAGAATGCAGAACAAGAGAAGAAGCAGGTTGATGAAGATCAGTATGCACATGTCCAGCCCCCAAAAGCAGGAGCTGCAAGTGAGCCGAAGTCTCCCAAGTCTCCCAAGTCTGGTCCTGCTCCTGCTCAGGGTCTTATCCTTTGA